One window of the bacterium genome contains the following:
- the tuf gene encoding elongation factor Tu (EF-Tu; promotes GTP-dependent binding of aminoacyl-tRNA to the A-site of ribosomes during protein biosynthesis; when the tRNA anticodon matches the mRNA codon, GTP hydrolysis results; the inactive EF-Tu-GDP leaves the ribosome and release of GDP is promoted by elongation factor Ts; many prokaryotes have two copies of the gene encoding EF-Tu), whose protein sequence is YRPQFYFRTTDVTGTVHLPEGVDMVMPGDSVTMKVELITPIAMEKELRFAIREGGRTVGAGVVAEIEE, encoded by the coding sequence GTACCGGCCGCAGTTCTACTTCCGGACGACGGACGTGACGGGAACGGTCCACCTCCCGGAGGGCGTGGACATGGTGATGCCGGGAGACAGCGTGACGATGAAGGTGGAGCTCATCACCCCCATCGCGATGGAGAAGGAGCTACGGTTCGCCATCCGCGAGGGCGGCCGCACCGTAGGCGCCGGCGTCGTTGCCGAAATCGAAGAGT